One region of Quercus lobata isolate SW786 chromosome 2, ValleyOak3.0 Primary Assembly, whole genome shotgun sequence genomic DNA includes:
- the LOC115969831 gene encoding uncharacterized protein LOC115969831 produces the protein MWMIEEKEKDRIEALETVELVEGEANKTTKIGTTLSPEMRIKLIRFLKENLDVFAWSHEDMPGISPEVIQHKLNVDPERKPVQQRRRTFAPERDQAVAEEVTKLLTAGFIREVYYPEWLANVVLVKKTNGKWRMNMEVYVDDMFVKSKEELAHLDDLKETFTTLKAHQMKLNPSKCVFGVASGKFLGFMVSQRGIEANPKKVQAIINMTSPRTVKEVQKLTGRIAALNSPPPLSPSKKGENLYLYLAVSASAVSAALIREENKKQLPVYYVSQAFQGADSRYPKIEKIAFALIVASRKLRKYFQANPILIMTDQPIKKTMNKPEAAGRMVQWAIELSQFDIEYHPRTAIKEQALADFIAEFTLPDEDRITNKVDRWIIQTDGSSAQRKGGVGVVITTPDGEVLKYGVQLRFPATNNEVEYEGILTGLRIGRALGARNLLIQSDSKIMVGHIRGEYEAKEERMQKYLKLTKHLTQEFDVVEFVQIPRSQNIGADEISKLASSEEGKIGTDLAMEVQKHPSIEEVATFTIQGTDSWMTPILSYLQDGHLPLSTEEAKKIKKRAARFTILNDALYKRGFSMPYLKCVDEEETRYILEEIHGGVCGDQAGPRSLVNKWVEAEAFATITEARIRSFVWKNIICRFGIPLTIISDNGRQFDSQGFREFCSNLRIKNQFSSLGHPQANGQTEMTNRTLLKIIKTRLAEAKGA, from the exons ATGTGGATGAttgaggaaaaggaaaaagacagGATAGAGGCCCTAGAGACGGTGGAGTTGGTAGAAGGAGAGGCGAATAAGACGACCAAGATAGGAACGACGTTGAGCCCTGAGATGAGAATAAAACTCATAAGGTTTCTCAAAGAGAACCTAGACGTCTTCgcatggagtcacgaggacatgccggGCATATCTCCAGAAGTCATCCAACATAAGTTGAATGTGGACCCAGAACGAAAGCCCGTCCAGCAACGACGAAGAACCTTCGCTCCAGAACGAGACCAGGCAGTTGCAGAGGAAGTTACCAAACTCCTGACGGCAGGGTTCATCCGGGAGGTGTATTATCCTGAATGGCTAGCAAATGTAGTTCTGGTGAAGAAAACCAACgggaaatggaggat GAACATGGAAGTGTACGTGGACGATATGTTCGTCAAGAGCAAAGAAGAGCTCGCACACCTGGACGACCTGAAGGAGACATTTACAACCCTAAAAGCACACCAGATGAAATTGAATCCAAGTAAGTGTGTCTTTGGGGTTGCTTCGGGGAAAttcctaggattcatggtgtcccaaagaggaatagaagccAACCCCAAAAAAGTACAAGCCATCATCAACATGACATCCCCCAGGACCGTGAAGGAAGTTCAAAAACTCACAGGAAGAATTGCAGCTTTGAACAG CCCACCCCCCCTAAGCCCGTCCAAGAAAGGGGAAAATCTATACTTATACCTGGCAGTGTCAGCCTCGGCAGTGAGTGCAGCCCTGATCAGAGAAGAGAACAAGAAGCAGCTACCGGtttactacgtcagccaagccTTCCAAGGAGCTGATTCCAGGTACCCAAAAATCGAGAAAATCGCGTTTGCGCTGATTGTGGCTTCGCGCAAACTAAGGAAATACTTCCAGGCAAATCCCATTCTCATAATGACGGACCAACCAATCAAAAAAACAATGAACAAGCCAGAAGCTGCAGGAAGAATGGTCCAGTGGGCGATTGAACTTAGTCAGTTTGATATTGAATACCATCCTAGAACGGCGATCAAGGAACAAGCACTGGCggacttcatcgcagagttcacTCTTCCAGACGAAGACAGGATTACCAACAAGGTAGACAGATGGATAATACAAACTGATGGTTCGTCAGCTCAGAGGAAggggggagtaggggtcgtCATAACCACCCCTGACGGAGAAGTGCTGAAATATGGGGTCCAATTAAGATTCCCGGCCACCAACAACGAAGTTGAATACGAGGGGATACTGACGGGACTGAGGATTGGAAGGGCACTTGGTGCTAGAAACTTGTTGATTCAAAGTGACTCAAAGATAATGGTCGGACATATTAGGGGAGAATACGaggcaaaggaagaaaggatgcagaaatacctcaagCTGACGAAGCATCTGACTCAGGAATTCGATGTAGTGGAGTTCGTGCAGATCCCAAGGAGTCAGAACATAGGGGCTGACGAAATCTCAAAACTAGCTTCATCAGAAGAAGGGAAAATTGGCACAGATCTGGCAATGGAGGTCCAAAAACACCCCAGCATTGAAGAAGTTGCAACATTCACCATCCAAGGCACAGACAGCTGGATGACGCCCATATTATCCTACCTCCAGGACGGGCACCTCCCTTTGAGCACGGAGGAAGctaaaaagatcaagaagaggGCAGCCAGGTTCACGATCCTTAATGACGCcttatacaagagaggcttctctatgcctTACTTGAAGTGTGTCGACGAAGAAGAAACCAGATACATCCTAGAAGAAATCCATGGAGGAGTTTGCGGCGACCAAGCTGGTCCCAGATCCCTGGTAAACAAG TGGGTTGAAGCAGAGGCTTTTGCAACGATTACTGAGGCTCGAATTCGGagctttgtgtggaagaacataatctgcaggttcgggattcccttgACGATCATATCTGATAATGGGAGGCAGTTTGACAGTCAAGGCTTCAGAGAATTCTGTTCAAACCTTAGaatcaagaatcagttctcatcCCTAGGGCATCCCCAAGCAAACGGACAGACGGAAATGACGAACAGGACGCtactcaagattatcaaaaccAGGCTGGCCGAGGCAAAAGGTGCTTAG